ATTTTTGCGGTGTCATTATTAGGCTCTTTTTTAGGAACTTTTTTAACTCCTGCAACAAATATTGAGGTACTTAAGTCCTTTTATGCCAATGTACGTCCTTGGGGTTGGTGGCATCCCATTTATAAAATACTAAAAAAGGAGGATGAAACTTTTGAAAAAAACAACGAATTTGCAAGGGATATGTTGAATTGCGTTATAGGGATTGTTTGGCAGTCAAGCATGATTTTACTTCCTATATATCTCCTAATTAGAGATTATCCACAAACAATAGTTTCATTAACTGTATTTTTGATTACTTCAGTCATTTTGAAATACACATGGTTAGATAAAGTAAAAAAAATACCAAATTAGAACACAGAATTTTTTGTTGAGTAAGAAAAAGTAAAGTTTAATAATAAATAAATATAAAAGTGAGTACAATTCCTTGGCAAGATAGACCAAACAATAGCAACGAGGTTATTTGGAGATATTCCAATAATCCAATTATAGACCGCTATGCCATACCATCATCCAATAGTGTTTTTAATAGTGCTGTTGTGCCTTTTGGTGATGGCTTTGCAGGTGTTTTTCGATGCGATAACAAAGCGGTACAAATGAATATTTTTGCTGGTTTTAGTAAAAATGGTATCGATTGGAATATCAATCACGAACCCATAGTAATGCAAGCGGGTAATACCGAAATGATAGCATCTGATTATAAATACGATCCCCGAGTTGTTTTTATTGAAGACCGCTATTGGATAACGTGGTGTAATGGGTACAACGGACCAACAATTGGTATTGGCTATACATTCGATTTTAAAGAATTTTTTCAATGCGAAAATGCTTTTTTACCTTTTAACAGAAACGGCGTATTGTTTCCACAGAAAATAAATGGAAAATATGCCATGTTAAGCCGCCCAAGTGATAACGGACACACGCCTTTTGGTGATATTTACATTAGTTACAGTCCAGATATGAAGTACTGGGGAGAACACCGATGCGTTATGAAAGCAGCAGCTTTTGAAGATAGCGCGTGGCAATGTGCCAAAATAGGAGCAGGCCCCATCCCGATTCTAACCAACGAAGGCTGGCTCATGATATATCACGGTGTCATTAAAACATGTAACGGGTTTCGTTATGCCATGGGTGCCGCTTTATTGGACGAAAACGAACCAGATAAAGTAAAATATAGAACGCAGCCTTATTTATTAGGGCCTGCCGTATCTTACGAACAAACTGGCGATGTTCCCAATGTAGTATTTCCATGTGCAGCATTACACGATATAAAAGAAGATAAATTGGCAATTTATTATGGAGCTGCAGATACCGTTGTAGCCATGGCATTTGGTAAATTAAGTGAAGTTGTTGCGTTTACAAAAAACAACAGTTTATAATAAAGTATGTACGTGAAATTAAGAGTCTCATTAATAGCAATTTTTTCTATATCCTTGTTTGGTTGCGCACAACCAAGCAAGGTTATTATTCCCCAAAGTTATACGGCTTACAAAACAGCAGGTACTATCGTTATTGATGGTGATGACTCGGACAATGCTTGGAACAAAGCAGCATGGACACCCCTTTTTGTCGATATTGAAGGAGAAAAAGTGCCAAAATACAGTACCAAGGTAAAAATGCTTTGGGATAATCAATACTACTACATCCTTGCGAAAATAGACGAACCACATGTTTGGGGCTATTTAAAACAACGGGACACTATTATTTTTTATAATAACGATTTTGAAGTGTTTATAGACCCCGATGGTGATACCCATAATTATTATGAATTAGAAATAAATGCCCTAAATACAGTTTGGGATTTGTTCATTAGCAAACCATATAGAGAAGATGATCATGTTGTTTTAAACGATTGGACTTTAACGGGATTAAAATCGGCAGTTAAAGTTAACGGAACCATTAACAACCCTACTGATATTGATCAAGGATGGATCCTGGAAATAGCGATTCCTTGGGCTGCCTACAAAACGTCCTATTACGACCAAAACGTTCCAGAAAATAAATTTTGGCGTGTAAATTTCTCTAGAGTTAATTGGCAACACGCTGTTTCTAATGGCAAATACATGCGTAAAAAAGATAATAAAGGTGATTTTTTACCAGAATACAATTGGGTATGGTCGCCCATGGGTGTCATTAATATGCACGAACCCGAAAAATGGGGTTATGTGTATTTTTCTTCAAAAGAAACTGCTGAAGGTGCTACCTTTTCCATGCCTCCAGATGAAAAACTAAAATGGGAGTTATATAGTATTTATAGAGCACAAAAAAAACGTGAAACAAATACCACTCCAATGAATAGTATTTCAAAGCATGAAGTTGTTATTGATGGTAAAACCATTCCTGTAAAGTTAGAAGCACATATCTCTGGATTTAATATTTCGGCAAAGAGTCCTTTTTCAAATAAAACCTTAATCATAAAAGAAGATGGCAAAATCATATCAAAATAAAACCCTGAAAAAATTATATAGATTATTAATTTTCGTATTGCTAGTAAGTGTGTTTTCTTGCGTAAATAAAGAGGCTAACAATACTCAGATAGCTGAAAATAGCACTACTGGCACAAATACATCTTTCAAATTTGGTGTATGGATTACAGCCGATGCAAAACGCTCAAATAATGAGTACGCTACCGAATTTGAGAGGTATAAAAACGGCGGTATAGATGAGGTTTTAATAAACACGGAAACAGATCCAAAACTTTTACAAAGACTTGTAAACGTCGCTAAAGAA
This genomic window from Mariniflexile sp. TRM1-10 contains:
- a CDS encoding glycoside hydrolase family 130 protein, with amino-acid sequence MSTIPWQDRPNNSNEVIWRYSNNPIIDRYAIPSSNSVFNSAVVPFGDGFAGVFRCDNKAVQMNIFAGFSKNGIDWNINHEPIVMQAGNTEMIASDYKYDPRVVFIEDRYWITWCNGYNGPTIGIGYTFDFKEFFQCENAFLPFNRNGVLFPQKINGKYAMLSRPSDNGHTPFGDIYISYSPDMKYWGEHRCVMKAAAFEDSAWQCAKIGAGPIPILTNEGWLMIYHGVIKTCNGFRYAMGAALLDENEPDKVKYRTQPYLLGPAVSYEQTGDVPNVVFPCAALHDIKEDKLAIYYGAADTVVAMAFGKLSEVVAFTKNNSL
- a CDS encoding carbohydrate-binding family 9-like protein, coding for MYVKLRVSLIAIFSISLFGCAQPSKVIIPQSYTAYKTAGTIVIDGDDSDNAWNKAAWTPLFVDIEGEKVPKYSTKVKMLWDNQYYYILAKIDEPHVWGYLKQRDTIIFYNNDFEVFIDPDGDTHNYYELEINALNTVWDLFISKPYREDDHVVLNDWTLTGLKSAVKVNGTINNPTDIDQGWILEIAIPWAAYKTSYYDQNVPENKFWRVNFSRVNWQHAVSNGKYMRKKDNKGDFLPEYNWVWSPMGVINMHEPEKWGYVYFSSKETAEGATFSMPPDEKLKWELYSIYRAQKKRETNTTPMNSISKHEVVIDGKTIPVKLEAHISGFNISAKSPFSNKTLIIKEDGKIISK